GGGTATCGGCTGAAACGGTTAGGCTGACTCCCGGTCCAGGTTACGACGATTGTAATTGTTTCGCCCAGTGCGAACGATAGTTAGGAAGCGGCAAGAGGGATCGTCCGCGCCTAGCGACCTTCCGATTGGTCAAACCTTAACGCTGAACTCCTTAGCCCGCTTGGGATTTCCGCGTTGCCGACCGCCTGGCCAACGACGCAAGCACGCCCCCGCCACGCATCGCCGACAGGGTGAGGAACGACGTTTGCTCCCCTGTCCCCGCCTAGAAAATACAAACGCCCTGCCAATCACGCGGCCGGAGGCCGCCATAGGAGAGCGCCCAGAATGAGCTGTCAATTACGTCTTCGCGTGTTACGCCAATGTACGCCTGCACTAGCCCTGGCAGTTTCGCTGCTGGCGGGTCGCGGCGCGCAGGCTCAGGCGCCGGCAGGCACCGTTGAACCGGTCCACCGCGTCGCCAACGCCGCTGCCGCGCAAGCGCAACAGCCGACGCAAGTCGCCGCTCGCATTGCCGAGCCTGCCGCTGGCGCGCCGTTCGACCTGGAACAGAAGCCGGGCGAACACCCGCTGATGCCCGCGCTTCGCGTCGCCCAAGAAGGCGTGCAGCACATCGACGCCGACATCAAAGATTACTCGGCGATCATGTACAAGCAGGAGCGGATCGACGGCGAACTGCAAGAGCAGGAAGTCGCCTTCGTGAAGGTGCGGCACCAACCGTTCAGCGTCCACATGTTCTTCCTGTCGCCCAACAAGGGTCGCGAGTGCTTGTACGTCGCCGGCCCGAACGGCGAGAAGGGCGTGCTGCATGCCCGCGACTCGGGGTTCCGCAAGAAGCTCGGCGTGTTTGAACTTGATCCGGATGGCCGCCTCGCGATGGCTGGCCAGAAGTACCCGATCAGCAAGCTCGGCATCCGCAACCTGACGACCGAACTGATCGACGTCGCTTCGAAGGACATCAACTTCGGCGAGTGCGAAGTTCGCACGCTGCAAACGACGATTGGCACCGCGACCGACAAGCGTCCTGTGACGGTGATCGAAGTCGTTCACCCCACGCCGCGGAAGAACTTCCGCTTCCACAAAGCGCAAGTCTTCATCGACAACGAGCTCCGCGTGCCGATTCGCTACGCGGCGTACCTCTGGCCGCAGAACCCGGGCGAAGAACCGCCGCTGGAAGAAGCCTACACTTACCTGAACCTGAAGGTGAACAACGGCTTCACCGACGCGGACTTCGACCGCACGAAGAACGTTGAGCTGTTCAAGAACTAACGCCGTGCTGCTGGGCGGTGCTCACGCGGCTTGCCGGTGAGTGGCGTCCGTCGCGGCCGCTGACGAGGGATTCGAGTTCCGTTGGAATTCGACAAGCGCCTCGGCCAGCGAGTGGCGATAAACGGTTCGACAGCGATCACACAACGAGCGGACGCCGAGTAATGTCGGCGTCCGCTTTGTTTTTTGGTCGGCGGAACGGCAGAGGTCGCAGCGCGTTGTTGGCATGCGTGGAGCATACCGTGCTGCTCAAGCGGCGCGTGCCTGGCAGATTTGGCCGGGTTGACGCGAGACTAGCCCCCGGCTCCGCCGCAACGAATGCTGTGGCTCCCTCCCCCTTGAGGGGAGGGCTGGGGAGGGGGTGGAACCCTGGTACACGCTGCTGCCCCCCTCCCTAACCCTCCCCTCGAGGGGGAGGGGACCTCAGGGTTTTGTTTCCTAAGCTTCGACTACTCGCTGCTGAGCAGTATGTCTGCCAGAGAGATAACTGCGTTTCACGCTAGCGTTGCCCAACGCCACGCTACCCCCGGGCGGAGCCCGGGGGTAAAAGTTCATCCGCCGCATGCTCGCCCTGCTCCGCAGCCTTTCGGCCGAAGAGCCAGAAGAGGGCGGGATGGACGAAGAAGTCGAGGAGCGTTGAGCTAATCAAGCCGCCGAAGATCACGGTGGCGACGGGGTAGAGAATCTCTTTGCCCGGTTCGCCCGCGGCAAGGACGAGCGGGATGAGCGCGATGCCGGCGGTGAGGGCGGTCATTAGCATCGGCGCTAGTCGTTCTTTGCCGGCGCGTTCGATCATTTCGAGCGAGAAGCTTTCGCCTTCATGCCGCACGAGGTGGAGGTAGTGGGCGATCAGCAAAATGCCGTTGCGCGACGCGATGCCGGCGAGCGAAATGAAGCCGACCATGCTCGCCACCGTGAGCGATTGGCCCGTGATGAGCAGCGCGGTGACGGCGCCAATCGCCGCCATCGGCAGAGCGGCGAGCACTTGCAGCGCGAGGTTTACTGAGCGGAAGAGCGTGTAAAGGGCGAGGAACATGCACGCCAGCGAGGCGAGGCTAAGCAGCCCGATCATTTGCGTCGCCGATTGTTGGCTTTCGAACTGGCCGCCGTACTGGATGAAGTAGCCGGTCGGCAGCGACGCTTGGATCGGCGCCAAGCGATTCTGGATGTCGCCGACGACGCTCGCGAGATCGCGGCCCGTCGTGTTGCACGAGACGACGATGCGGCGGCGGACGTTTTCGCGGTTGATCGTGTTGGGACCGCGAGATTCGACCACGTCGGCGACGGCGCTGAGCGGCACCCCGCCGCCGGTGGGAAGGTTGATGCGCAGGCGTTTCAGATACTCGATGTCTTCGCGATACGGTTCGTCGAGGCGGACGACGAGGTCGAAGTTGCGTTGGCCGCGGAGGACTTCCGAAACCTTGCGGCCGTTCATCGCGGTTTCGATGAATTCGTTGACGTCGTCGACCGAGAGGCCGTTGCGGGCGAGTTCGTCGCGGCGGGTTTGGATCTGCAGTTGCGGGATGAGCGTCTGCTGCTCGACCATCAGGTCGGTGACCCCGGGAACGCCGGTGATCGCTTGCTTCATTTGGGCTGCGGTGCGACGGAGGACTGTGAGATCGTCGCCGTAGAGTTTGATCGCCACCTGGGCCTGCACGCCGGAAAGCATGTGCGAAATCAGATGCTGGAGCGGCTGTTCGGCGGCGATGACTGTGCCAGGGACGTCGGCGAGTTGATGGCGGATGTCGTCGAGAATCTGCTCGCGCGTGCGGCCTGAACCTGGATCAATCGTCACGATGATCTCCGAGACGTTGACGCCCATCGCATGTTCGTCGAGTTCGGCACGGCCAGTGCGGCGGGCGATCGTCACCACGCCGGGGACTTGCAGCAGCCGTTCGTCGACGATGGCGCCAATGCGGTTCGAGGCTTCGAGCGAGGTGCCGGGCTGCACGAGGACGTTGACCTGCACCGTCCCCTCGTCGAACGGCGGCAGGAAGTCGCGGCCCATTTGCGTCACGGCGACGCCGCTGGCGCCGACGGCAACGAGGACGGCGATAAGAATCGGCCACGGATGCAGCACGCTGAAGCGGATGACGACGCCGCCGATCGACTTGAGCCAACGGAGCAAGAGGCCGTCCTTTTCCTCGGCCATGAACTTGGCGTTCGGCAGCAGCCAGTACGACAGCACGGGCGTTACCGTGAGCGACACGACGAGCGAGGCGATGATCGAGACGATGTAGGCGACGCCGAGCGGCACGAAGAGCCGCCCTTCCATGCCGCCGAGGGCGAACAGCGGGACGAACACGAGCACCACCAAGATCGTGCTGAAGACGATCGAGTTGCGAACTTCGCTGCTCGCCTCGTAGATCACCTGCAGTGCAGGCTTCTGGACGGCGGCATGGCGGTTCTCTCGCAAACGGCGGAAGATGTTTTCGACGTCGACGATCGCGTCGTCGACCAGTTCGCCGACCGCGACGGCGAGGCCGCCAAGCGTCATCGTGTTGATCGACATGCCGAACCACTTGAAGACGAGGCCGGCGGAGACGATCGAGAGCGGGATCGCGGTGAGCGTGATAAACGTCGTGCGGAAGTTGAGTAGGAAGATGAACAGGATGATGACGACGAGGATGCCGCCGTCACGCAGGGCTTCGATAACGTTGTGAATGCTGAGATCGATGAAGACCCGCTGCTGGTAGATGTTCGGATCGATGCGGACGTCTTTCGGCAGCGAGCTTTGCAGATCGTTCACCGCACGGACGACGCGGTCGGTAAGGTCGCGGGTGTCGGCGCCAGGTTGCTTGGTGACGATCAGCAACACCGCAGGCGAACCGTCGACGGCGGCTTCGCCCCGTTTGATTTGGTCGCCTTCGACGACCTTCGCGACCTGGCCGAGCAGGACGGGTCGCTCGCGGTCGGCCTTCACGACGACCGATTCAAGATCGGCGAGGCTCTCGACGCGGCCGATCGCGCGGACGAGGAGTTCGTTTTCGCCGACGTTGAGATAGCCGCCGGTGGCGTTGTTGTTCGACTTGGCGAGGGCCTCTTCGACGTTCTGCAGCGAGACGTCGTACTTCACCAGCGATTCAGGGTTCACGAGGACCTGGAACTGCAGCCGGCCGCCGCCCATCGTCACGATTTGCGCGACGCCGGGAATGGTGAGCAGCCGCTGACGGACGACCCAATCGGCGAGCGTGCGGACCTCGGTCGGCGACGTGGCGCCTGTTTCGCTCACCATGCCGATCATCATGATCTGGCCCATGATCGATGACACGGGGGCGAGTTGCGGGTGAACGCCGCTCGGCATGCGATCGGCGGCGAGCGCGATCTTCTCGGTGACGATTTGCCGCGCGAGGTAGATGTCGGTCCCCCATTTGAATTCGACGTAGATCACCGACAGGCCGACGTCGGAAGTGCTGCGGACCGCCTCGACGCCGGTGGCGCCGTTGAGGACCGACTCGAGCGGGAACGAGACAAGCGTTTCGACTTCTTCCGGCGCGAGGCCGTGGGCCTCGGTGATGATCGTCACGCGGGGACGATTGAGGTCGGGGAAGACGTCGATCGGCAGGTTGAAGAGCGCGTAACCGCCGTAAACGAGCGTGACGAGCGCGAGCGTGATCGTCACGAAGCGGTACTGGAGCGAGAGGCGGATGATGGCGTTGAGCATGGAACTCAGTCGCTGTTTAGCGCTCTACCCTTATTCTTCGTTTGAGAAATCAATACTTTTCAACACAGAGGACACCGAGAGCACAGAGTCAATGCGAAACTGATTGCAATTAACGATCAGATGCTTTCTCTGTGTCCTCTGTGCTCTCTGTGTTAGATGTATTTCATTTCGAAATGACTTAGTGGCTATGCCCCGCGTGGGCGTCGACGCCGCCGCCGGCTTTGTTTTTCAGGTCAAGGTTCATCTGGAACGCCCCGCGGGCGGCGATGACGGCTTTCGGCTTGAGGGCGCCGTCGGCGGCGATGACCGCCGATTGCTGGTCGCGATATTCAACATGCACGGGGACGCGATCAAAGTGCGAGCCGTTCTGCTGGAAGACGTACGCCTCGGCGCCTTCGCTGACGACCGCCTCGGCGGGGACGACAAGGCGGCTCTCCCACTGTTCGACGGGGACGCGAAGTTCGACGCGTTGGCCCGGCTTGAACTTCCACTGCATGAAGCGATGCTCGCCCTCCTTGCGATCGAGGGCGATTTCGTTCGGCAGTGTCAGGTAAAAATGGAACGCTCGCGAGTCGCGGTCGACCTGGTCGGAGAGGTAGAGAATCTTCAAGCCTTCGAGCATCGGCTCGCGACTGTCTCGTACAAGCAGGTCAGCGGAGACGGCGGCCCCGCGCGAGGCCGCGTCGCGGATTTGCGTCGCGTCTTCCTCGAACGCGGTCCCTTCGATGTAGAGTTTGCAATGATCGGCGAGCACGCAGAGCGTTGCTCCCGCTTCGACTTGCTGGCCACGCTCGACCGGCAAGCTTTGCACGTGCAGGAGTTGCTCGTCGCCACAGTCGCACTGCTCGTCGTGCGGCGGGGCTTTGATGGTGAGGGACTGCAACAGGAGTCGCGTCTTCACAATTTCGTCGACTTCCGCGTCGCTGAGGCCGTGGAGGAGGAGTGATTGCCGTTGGGCGCGGAGCAGCGCTTCGAGCTTCTGCCGCTCGTACTTCTGGTCGCGGAGGCGGCTACCAGGAATGACCCCTTCGGTGAGCGCTTCGAGCCGCTCAATTTCGCGATTGACGACGTCGAGTTCTTCGAGCGTCTTCAGGTACTCGCCCTGGGCGGAAACGAGTTCTTCGTGGGTGAGCCGGACGTCGAACAGCGGCTGGCCGACGGCGACGGTTTCGCCTTCGATGACGTGGACCTTCGTGACGACGCCGCCGAGCGGTGCCGACACGCGGTACTGCGTTTTGCCGGGGCGTTCGACGATCATGCCGGGGAGTGAGATCTTGCGTTCGAAATCGCGGGCCGCGACGGTGAAGGGCTCGTAG
This sequence is a window from Lacipirellula parvula. Protein-coding genes within it:
- a CDS encoding DUF1571 domain-containing protein — translated: MSCQLRLRVLRQCTPALALAVSLLAGRGAQAQAPAGTVEPVHRVANAAAAQAQQPTQVAARIAEPAAGAPFDLEQKPGEHPLMPALRVAQEGVQHIDADIKDYSAIMYKQERIDGELQEQEVAFVKVRHQPFSVHMFFLSPNKGRECLYVAGPNGEKGVLHARDSGFRKKLGVFELDPDGRLAMAGQKYPISKLGIRNLTTELIDVASKDINFGECEVRTLQTTIGTATDKRPVTVIEVVHPTPRKNFRFHKAQVFIDNELRVPIRYAAYLWPQNPGEEPPLEEAYTYLNLKVNNGFTDADFDRTKNVELFKN
- a CDS encoding efflux RND transporter permease subunit — encoded protein: MLNAIIRLSLQYRFVTITLALVTLVYGGYALFNLPIDVFPDLNRPRVTIITEAHGLAPEEVETLVSFPLESVLNGATGVEAVRSTSDVGLSVIYVEFKWGTDIYLARQIVTEKIALAADRMPSGVHPQLAPVSSIMGQIMMIGMVSETGATSPTEVRTLADWVVRQRLLTIPGVAQIVTMGGGRLQFQVLVNPESLVKYDVSLQNVEEALAKSNNNATGGYLNVGENELLVRAIGRVESLADLESVVVKADRERPVLLGQVAKVVEGDQIKRGEAAVDGSPAVLLIVTKQPGADTRDLTDRVVRAVNDLQSSLPKDVRIDPNIYQQRVFIDLSIHNVIEALRDGGILVVIILFIFLLNFRTTFITLTAIPLSIVSAGLVFKWFGMSINTMTLGGLAVAVGELVDDAIVDVENIFRRLRENRHAAVQKPALQVIYEASSEVRNSIVFSTILVVLVFVPLFALGGMEGRLFVPLGVAYIVSIIASLVVSLTVTPVLSYWLLPNAKFMAEEKDGLLLRWLKSIGGVVIRFSVLHPWPILIAVLVAVGASGVAVTQMGRDFLPPFDEGTVQVNVLVQPGTSLEASNRIGAIVDERLLQVPGVVTIARRTGRAELDEHAMGVNVSEIIVTIDPGSGRTREQILDDIRHQLADVPGTVIAAEQPLQHLISHMLSGVQAQVAIKLYGDDLTVLRRTAAQMKQAITGVPGVTDLMVEQQTLIPQLQIQTRRDELARNGLSVDDVNEFIETAMNGRKVSEVLRGQRNFDLVVRLDEPYREDIEYLKRLRINLPTGGGVPLSAVADVVESRGPNTINRENVRRRIVVSCNTTGRDLASVVGDIQNRLAPIQASLPTGYFIQYGGQFESQQSATQMIGLLSLASLACMFLALYTLFRSVNLALQVLAALPMAAIGAVTALLITGQSLTVASMVGFISLAGIASRNGILLIAHYLHLVRHEGESFSLEMIERAGKERLAPMLMTALTAGIALIPLVLAAGEPGKEILYPVATVIFGGLISSTLLDFFVHPALFWLFGRKAAEQGEHAADELLPPGSARG
- a CDS encoding efflux RND transporter periplasmic adaptor subunit produces the protein MPARTTSTLIGWTIIIVSIVVGLAGGAWLIASRNGSSGEPTAADFAAALGGKPVEDDHDHAPGDGHDHAEGEGHDHAGHDEGNSLELSPQALKNIGYEPFTVAARDFERKISLPGMIVERPGKTQYRVSAPLGGVVTKVHVIEGETVAVGQPLFDVRLTHEELVSAQGEYLKTLEELDVVNREIERLEALTEGVIPGSRLRDQKYERQKLEALLRAQRQSLLLHGLSDAEVDEIVKTRLLLQSLTIKAPPHDEQCDCGDEQLLHVQSLPVERGQQVEAGATLCVLADHCKLYIEGTAFEEDATQIRDAASRGAAVSADLLVRDSREPMLEGLKILYLSDQVDRDSRAFHFYLTLPNEIALDRKEGEHRFMQWKFKPGQRVELRVPVEQWESRLVVPAEAVVSEGAEAYVFQQNGSHFDRVPVHVEYRDQQSAVIAADGALKPKAVIAARGAFQMNLDLKNKAGGGVDAHAGHSH